The Carnobacterium divergens genome includes a window with the following:
- a CDS encoding glycosyltransferase family 4 protein: protein MFHIVVMLVATMILSLILTPLVRKLAFKIGATDKPDARRVNKKEMPTIGGLAIYLAFFISMFFMLPIPFEQVFPIFIGGTLIIITGIIDDIKELSPKMKLLGIVAAALVIYFYAGIRMDMVTLPIIGSFNLGIFSFPVTIIWILAITNAVNLIDGLDGLATGVSIIALSTMGIIGYFFLTVASINVPIMIFALVAALVGFLPYNFYPAKIFLGDTGALFLGFMISVMSLQGLKNVTFLSVIIPVVILGVPITDTIYAMLRRYLNNRPISSADKMHLHHRLMSLGLTHRQTVLAIYSLAVIFSFIALLYKISTVWGLVLLTISLLVGLELFVELIGLVGENHQPLLSRFKRFAKRNNNSDEK, encoded by the coding sequence ATGTTTCATATTGTTGTTATGTTAGTAGCAACGATGATTCTATCACTGATACTAACACCATTGGTTAGAAAATTAGCTTTTAAAATAGGAGCAACAGATAAACCTGATGCTAGAAGAGTGAATAAAAAAGAGATGCCTACAATTGGCGGACTTGCAATTTACTTAGCCTTTTTCATTTCAATGTTTTTTATGTTACCGATTCCTTTTGAGCAAGTATTCCCCATTTTTATCGGTGGAACATTAATTATCATAACTGGGATTATTGATGATATTAAAGAATTGAGCCCAAAAATGAAATTGTTAGGGATCGTTGCTGCAGCACTAGTTATTTACTTTTATGCAGGTATTCGAATGGATATGGTAACGTTACCTATTATAGGCTCGTTTAATTTGGGGATTTTCAGTTTCCCTGTAACAATTATTTGGATATTGGCCATTACAAATGCTGTGAATTTAATTGATGGATTAGATGGTTTGGCAACGGGGGTATCGATTATTGCTTTATCGACAATGGGCATCATTGGTTACTTCTTTTTAACTGTTGCAAGCATAAATGTTCCAATCATGATTTTTGCATTAGTTGCGGCATTAGTTGGGTTTCTTCCTTATAATTTTTATCCAGCTAAGATCTTTTTAGGAGACACAGGAGCTTTATTTTTAGGGTTTATGATTTCTGTGATGTCACTGCAAGGATTAAAGAATGTTACCTTTTTATCAGTAATTATACCAGTTGTAATTTTAGGTGTTCCAATCACAGATACGATTTATGCAATGTTACGAAGATATTTGAATAACCGTCCTATTTCTAGCGCGGATAAAATGCACTTACACCATCGCTTAATGTCTTTAGGGTTAACTCATAGACAGACGGTGTTGGCAATCTATAGTTTAGCAGTTATCTTTTCATTTATTGCACTGTTGTATAAAATTTCAACAGTTTGGGGATTGGTTCTATTAACGATTAGTTTACTAGTTGGATTAGAATTATTTGTAGAACTAATAGGATTAGTTGGTGAAAATCACCAGCCGCTACTTTCCAGATTTAAAAGATTTGCTAAAAGAAATAATAATTCAGATGAAAAATAA
- a CDS encoding IS3 family transposase, with product MESFHSSLKFEIFYINKEPIDSNHIVIDMVENYITFWNNKRILTKLNRLSPVNCRKKMT from the coding sequence ATAGAATCGTTTCATTCCTCACTAAAGTTTGAAATATTCTACATTAACAAAGAACCTATTGATTCTAATCATATAGTAATTGATATGGTTGAAAATTACATTACATTTTGGAATAATAAACGAATCTTAACGAAATTAAATCGTCTTTCACCAGTAAATTGCCGGAAAAAGATGACCTAA
- a CDS encoding LCP family protein, translating into MKKNNLEPVSSSPRNRKKKKKNLTLIILIPLLVLILAAVTYGAKLYAEAKKTIDDSYHELSGTNNTITKNGKTVKINPIEDTISILVMGIDDDSARQLGSARTDALIYLTINPKSHEINMVSIPRDTYTDIKSKKFTGKDKINVAYTYGEEEASIATVENFLNVPINYYVTFNFDSFLEIVDALGGIEVDVPVSFTDTNTLGNGEVTLEKGRQHLNGEQALALARTRHIDNDVKRGERQQLIIKAIVDKAMSAGSITKYSNVIKAAGSNMRTNLKFNEMLSIAQTGIDGTYKFNSYVFDWTDFTLDGASMVELYPDSVDFVSHRLRVSMGLDSKNETDSSDYEFKTNGLGNYESDSSEMDSSSSYYGG; encoded by the coding sequence GTGAAAAAAAATAACCTAGAACCTGTATCTTCTTCCCCTCGAAACCGGAAGAAAAAGAAAAAAAACTTAACCTTAATTATTTTGATTCCTTTATTAGTATTAATTTTGGCCGCTGTTACTTATGGAGCTAAATTATATGCAGAAGCTAAAAAAACAATAGATGATTCATATCATGAGTTATCTGGAACCAATAATACCATTACAAAAAACGGAAAAACCGTAAAAATAAATCCTATTGAAGATACGATTTCAATCTTGGTCATGGGAATCGATGATGATTCCGCTAGACAACTTGGCAGTGCAAGAACGGATGCCTTAATCTACTTAACAATCAATCCAAAATCACACGAAATTAACATGGTAAGCATCCCACGTGATACTTATACGGATATTAAATCAAAAAAATTTACTGGTAAAGATAAGATTAACGTTGCCTATACTTATGGTGAAGAAGAAGCGAGTATTGCAACCGTTGAAAACTTTTTAAACGTCCCTATTAATTATTATGTGACATTCAATTTCGACTCTTTTCTAGAAATTGTTGATGCGCTAGGTGGTATTGAAGTTGATGTTCCTGTCTCTTTCACTGATACCAATACGTTAGGCAATGGTGAAGTAACGTTAGAAAAAGGCAGACAACATTTAAATGGTGAACAAGCACTTGCACTTGCAAGAACTCGACATATTGATAATGATGTTAAACGTGGGGAGCGTCAACAATTAATTATAAAAGCCATTGTTGATAAAGCGATGTCCGCTGGTTCTATCACTAAATACTCAAATGTAATCAAAGCAGCTGGTTCTAATATGCGGACCAATTTAAAATTCAATGAAATGCTTTCTATCGCTCAAACAGGAATTGACGGTACTTATAAATTCAATTCTTATGTATTCGATTGGACAGACTTTACATTAGATGGTGCAAGTATGGTTGAATTATATCCTGACAGTGTTGACTTTGTCAGTCATCGTTTAAGAGTTTCAATGGGACTAGATAGTAAAAATGAAACTGACAGTTCTGATTATGAATTCAAAACAAATGGACTTGGAAATTATGAGAGTGATAGCTCTGAAATGGACAGTTCCTCTAGTTACTATGGGGGATAA
- a CDS encoding YigZ family protein produces the protein MLQTYQTLYQDGVVEIEIKKSRFICHAKRVTDELQANEFIQAIKKDHWKANHNCAAYLIGDHDEHQRAYDDGEPSGTAGVPMLEVLKKMALKNVVVVVTRYFGGTKLGAGGLIRAYSKSVSTAIKELGIVEKSLQTEISATVAYPDSGKLEYFLNQEHYMIKDIVYTEKVVVSFFVSELCITKIKEELTNLLNGQLSFKIGSKSYCEKRIDTPS, from the coding sequence ATGTTGCAAACTTATCAAACCCTTTATCAAGATGGCGTTGTTGAGATTGAAATTAAAAAATCTCGCTTCATTTGCCATGCAAAAAGAGTTACTGACGAACTACAAGCAAATGAATTTATTCAAGCTATCAAAAAAGACCACTGGAAAGCCAACCACAATTGCGCAGCCTATTTAATCGGGGATCATGATGAACATCAACGTGCTTATGATGATGGGGAGCCAAGTGGCACTGCCGGTGTCCCAATGTTAGAAGTTTTAAAAAAAATGGCATTAAAAAATGTTGTTGTTGTTGTAACTCGCTATTTTGGTGGTACAAAACTTGGCGCAGGTGGGTTGATTCGTGCTTATAGTAAATCTGTCAGCACGGCTATTAAAGAGTTGGGTATCGTTGAAAAAAGTTTACAAACTGAAATTTCGGCTACGGTTGCCTATCCTGATTCAGGAAAACTTGAATACTTTTTAAACCAAGAGCACTATATGATTAAAGACATCGTCTATACTGAAAAAGTAGTTGTTTCGTTTTTTGTTAGCGAGCTGTGCATAACTAAAATAAAAGAAGAATTGACTAATCTTTTAAATGGTCAACTTTCATTCAAAATCGGATCCAAAAGTTATTGTGAAAAAAGAATTGATACTCCTTCTTAA
- a CDS encoding DegV family protein, producing the protein MKIAIVTDSTAYLTQEQYKQNNIYMLPLSVVVGNEVYREEVDITSEEFFEKVRNMENLPTSSQPTTGEIVTLFEQLAKDYDAVISIHLSSKISGTYQNVAGAASMVEGIQVFPYDSGISCMAQGYFALEGARMAKHGATVEGILTAFEEMQKTLRAYFMVDDLNHLVRGGRLSNGAAILGSMLKIKPILHFEDKEIVVFEKIRSSKKALKRIEGMLVEDSEKGYPIVATIIHANAEEEALKWKKHLEKTLPTVRFELSYFGPVIGTHLGEGALGMAWIEDRTRSHPY; encoded by the coding sequence TTGAAAATTGCAATTGTAACAGATAGCACTGCTTACTTAACACAGGAGCAATATAAACAAAATAACATTTACATGTTGCCACTTTCCGTTGTGGTAGGCAATGAAGTTTACCGAGAAGAAGTTGATATCACTAGTGAAGAGTTTTTTGAAAAAGTTCGAAATATGGAAAACTTACCCACCAGTTCTCAACCTACAACTGGAGAAATTGTCACATTATTTGAACAATTGGCTAAAGATTATGATGCTGTAATTAGTATTCATTTATCTAGTAAAATAAGTGGAACGTATCAAAATGTCGCAGGTGCTGCTTCAATGGTAGAAGGAATTCAAGTTTTTCCATATGATTCTGGTATTAGCTGCATGGCGCAAGGATATTTTGCGTTAGAAGGAGCGCGCATGGCGAAACATGGCGCTACTGTCGAAGGAATTTTAACTGCATTCGAAGAGATGCAAAAAACTCTTAGAGCTTATTTCATGGTAGATGATTTAAATCATTTAGTCCGTGGGGGCAGATTATCTAATGGTGCTGCTATTTTAGGATCAATGTTAAAAATTAAACCTATTTTGCACTTTGAAGATAAAGAAATTGTGGTGTTTGAAAAAATTAGGTCATCAAAAAAAGCATTAAAAAGAATTGAAGGTATGCTAGTTGAAGATAGTGAAAAAGGCTACCCAATCGTAGCGACCATCATTCATGCAAATGCTGAAGAAGAAGCTTTAAAATGGAAGAAGCATTTAGAAAAAACGTTGCCAACGGTTCGTTTTGAATTAAGTTATTTTGGTCCAGTCATTGGGACTCATCTAGGTGAAGGTGCGCTAGGGATGGCTTGGATTGAAGATAGAACTAGAAGTCATCCTTATTAA